In Dryobates pubescens isolate bDryPub1 chromosome 31, bDryPub1.pri, whole genome shotgun sequence, one DNA window encodes the following:
- the RFX2 gene encoding DNA-binding protein RFX2 isoform X1 → MQSSEGGSDSAASVALHTSAAAQAPVVQPVPASQQRVLVQAAGSAPKGAQMQQISVPRVQQVPQQVQSVQHVYPSQVQYVEGGEAVYTNGTIRATYSYSSEARLYAPSSAASYFEAQGGGGAQVTTATSSPTAIPSHNMVGITMDIGGSQILSSSGAYLIHGGMENTRHSLSHTSRSSPATLEMAIENLQKTEGLTSHKSSLLNSHLQWLLDNYETAEGVSLPRSSLYNHYLRHCQEHKLDPVNAASFGKLIRSVFMGLRTRRLGTRGNSKYHYYGIRLKPESPLNRLQEDTQYMAMRQQPIHQKQRYRPAQKMDGVAESGSNSNLHTTPEQSVAAQSQHHQQFIDVTHVFPEFPAPDLGNVLVQEGVTMNDVKTLQLLYRRHCEATLDVVMNLQFHYIEKLWQSFWNPKTPSSDGSAALAASEEEHEGTLPKGKLIALCKYEPILKWMRSCDHILYQALVEILIPDVLRPVPSTLTQAIRNFAKSLEGWLMNAMSEFPPQVVQIKVGVVSAFAQTLRRYTSLNHLAQAARAVLQNTSQINQMLSDLNRVDFANVQEQASWVCQCEEGMVQKLEQDFKLTLQQQSSLDQWASWLDNVVTQVLKHHEGSPSFPKAARQFLLKWSFYSSMVIRDLTLRSAASFGSFHLIRLLYDEYMFYLVEHRVARATGETPIAVMGEFGDLTSLSPALLDKDDISDLGSEAEVQPRAAGQPLVKRERSDPGHSLQEI, encoded by the exons atgcagagctcagagggagGATCAGACTCAGCAGCTTCTGTGGCACTTcacacctcagcagcagcccaggctccgGTGGTGCAGCCGGTGCCAGCCTCGCAGCAG AGGGTTTTGGTgcaagcagcaggctctgctcccaaaggAGCACAGatgcagcagatctctgtccccaGAGTGCAGCAGGTTCCACAACAG GTGCAGTCGGTGCAGCACGTTTATCCATCCCAGGTCCAGTATGtggaaggaggagaagctgtTTATACCAATGGAACCAT CCGAGCCACCTACTCGTACAGCAGCGAGGCGAGGCTCTACGCCCCCAGCAGCGCCGCCTCCTACTTcgaagcccagggaggtggaggagctcAGGTGACTACAGCGACATCCTCTCCTacagccattccctctcacaaCATGGTGGGCATCACCATGGACATTGGGGGAAGTCAGATCCTCTCCAGCTCAGGAGCCTATCTCATTCATGGGGGGATGGAAAACACTAGACATTCTCTGTCACATACTTCACGCTCCTCTCCAGCAACG CTTGAAATGGCGATTGAAAACCTCCAAAAAACTGAAGGCCTTACATCACACAAAAGCAGTTTGCTCAACAGCCAT CTCCAGTGGTTGTTGGACAACTATGAGACAGCAGAAGGTGTCAGCCTTCCCAGGAGCTCTCTCTACAACCATTACCTGAGGCACTGCCAGGAGcacaaactggacccagtgAACGCTGCCTCCTTCGGCAAGCTGATCCGCTCGGTGTTCATGGGGCTGAGGACTCGCCGCCTGGGAACCAG GGGGAACTCCAAATACCATTACTATGGGATCCGCCTCAAGCCTGAGTCGCCTCTGAACCGCCTGCAGGAGGACACCCAGTACATGGCCATGAGGCAGCAGCCCATCCACCAGAAGCAGAG GTACAGACCAGCTCAGAAGATGGATGGGGTGGCAGAGAGTGGCTCCAACAGCAACCTGCACACTACCCCTGAGCAATCAGTGGCTGCTCAGAGTCAGCACCACCAGCAATTCATAG ATGTAACCCATGTCTTCCCTGAGTTCCCAGCCCCTGATCTGGGGAATGTCCTGGTCCAGGAAGGGGTCACCATGAACGACGTGAagactctgcagctgctttacCGGAGGCACTGCGAG GCCACTTTGGATGTTGTCATGAATCTCCAGTTCCATTACATTGAGAAGCTGTGGCAGTCCTTCTGGAATCCCAAAACACCATCTAGTgatggctctgcagccctggcagccag tgaaGAAGAACATGAAGGGACCCTCCCAAAAGGCAAGCTGATTGCTCTGTGCAAGTATGAACCCATCCTCaaatggatgagaagctgtgATCACATCTTGTACCAGGCCCTGGTGGAGATCCTCATCCCAGACGTGCTCAGGCCGGTGCCCA GCACCCTGACCCAAGCCATCCGGAACTTTGCCAAGAGCCTGGAGGGGTGGCTGATGAATGCCATGAGTGAATTCCCACCCCAGGTCGTGCAGATCAAg GTGGGGGTGGTGAGTGCCTTTGCACAGACCCTGAGGAGATACACCTCCCTCAAccacctggcccaggctgcccgtGCCGTGCTGCAGAACACCTCCCAGATCAACCAGATGCTCAGCGACCTCAACCGCGTCGACTTCGCCAACGTGCAG gagcaaGCCTCGTGGGTGTGCCAGTGTGAGGAAGGCATGGtgcagaagctggagcaggatttcaagctcaccctgcagcagcagagctctctggaCCAGTGGGCCAGCTGGCTGGACAACGTCGTCACTCAGGTCCTGAAGCACCACgagggcagccccagcttccCCAAGGCAGCCAGGCAGTTCCTGCTGAAGTGGTCTTTCTACAG CTCGATGGTGATCCGGGACCTGACCCTGCGCAGCGCCGCCAGCTTCGGCTCCTTCCACCTGATCCGGCTGCTCTACGACGAGTACATGTTCTACCTGGTGGAGCACCGCGTGGCGCGGGCCACCGGCGAGACCCCCATCGCCGTCATGGGCGAG TTCGGTGACCTCACGTCCCTGTCCCCAGCGCTGCTGGACAAAG atgacatcagCGACCTGGGCAGCGAGGCGGAGGTGCAGCCGCGGGCCGCGGGGCAGCCGCTGGTGAAGCGAGAGCGCAGCGACCCTGGGCACTCGCTGCAGGAGATCTGA
- the RFX2 gene encoding DNA-binding protein RFX2 isoform X2, with protein sequence MQSSEGGSDSAASVALHTSAAAQAPVVQPVPASQQRVLVQAAGSAPKGAQMQQISVPRVQQVPQQVQSVQHVYPSQVQYVEGGEAVYTNGTIRATYSYSSEARLYAPSSAASYFEAQGGGGAQVTTATSSPTAIPSHNMVGITMDIGGSQILSSSGAYLIHGGMENTRHSLSHTSRSSPATLQWLLDNYETAEGVSLPRSSLYNHYLRHCQEHKLDPVNAASFGKLIRSVFMGLRTRRLGTRGNSKYHYYGIRLKPESPLNRLQEDTQYMAMRQQPIHQKQRYRPAQKMDGVAESGSNSNLHTTPEQSVAAQSQHHQQFIDVTHVFPEFPAPDLGNVLVQEGVTMNDVKTLQLLYRRHCEATLDVVMNLQFHYIEKLWQSFWNPKTPSSDGSAALAASEEEHEGTLPKGKLIALCKYEPILKWMRSCDHILYQALVEILIPDVLRPVPSTLTQAIRNFAKSLEGWLMNAMSEFPPQVVQIKVGVVSAFAQTLRRYTSLNHLAQAARAVLQNTSQINQMLSDLNRVDFANVQEQASWVCQCEEGMVQKLEQDFKLTLQQQSSLDQWASWLDNVVTQVLKHHEGSPSFPKAARQFLLKWSFYSSMVIRDLTLRSAASFGSFHLIRLLYDEYMFYLVEHRVARATGETPIAVMGEFGDLTSLSPALLDKDDISDLGSEAEVQPRAAGQPLVKRERSDPGHSLQEI encoded by the exons atgcagagctcagagggagGATCAGACTCAGCAGCTTCTGTGGCACTTcacacctcagcagcagcccaggctccgGTGGTGCAGCCGGTGCCAGCCTCGCAGCAG AGGGTTTTGGTgcaagcagcaggctctgctcccaaaggAGCACAGatgcagcagatctctgtccccaGAGTGCAGCAGGTTCCACAACAG GTGCAGTCGGTGCAGCACGTTTATCCATCCCAGGTCCAGTATGtggaaggaggagaagctgtTTATACCAATGGAACCAT CCGAGCCACCTACTCGTACAGCAGCGAGGCGAGGCTCTACGCCCCCAGCAGCGCCGCCTCCTACTTcgaagcccagggaggtggaggagctcAGGTGACTACAGCGACATCCTCTCCTacagccattccctctcacaaCATGGTGGGCATCACCATGGACATTGGGGGAAGTCAGATCCTCTCCAGCTCAGGAGCCTATCTCATTCATGGGGGGATGGAAAACACTAGACATTCTCTGTCACATACTTCACGCTCCTCTCCAGCAACG CTCCAGTGGTTGTTGGACAACTATGAGACAGCAGAAGGTGTCAGCCTTCCCAGGAGCTCTCTCTACAACCATTACCTGAGGCACTGCCAGGAGcacaaactggacccagtgAACGCTGCCTCCTTCGGCAAGCTGATCCGCTCGGTGTTCATGGGGCTGAGGACTCGCCGCCTGGGAACCAG GGGGAACTCCAAATACCATTACTATGGGATCCGCCTCAAGCCTGAGTCGCCTCTGAACCGCCTGCAGGAGGACACCCAGTACATGGCCATGAGGCAGCAGCCCATCCACCAGAAGCAGAG GTACAGACCAGCTCAGAAGATGGATGGGGTGGCAGAGAGTGGCTCCAACAGCAACCTGCACACTACCCCTGAGCAATCAGTGGCTGCTCAGAGTCAGCACCACCAGCAATTCATAG ATGTAACCCATGTCTTCCCTGAGTTCCCAGCCCCTGATCTGGGGAATGTCCTGGTCCAGGAAGGGGTCACCATGAACGACGTGAagactctgcagctgctttacCGGAGGCACTGCGAG GCCACTTTGGATGTTGTCATGAATCTCCAGTTCCATTACATTGAGAAGCTGTGGCAGTCCTTCTGGAATCCCAAAACACCATCTAGTgatggctctgcagccctggcagccag tgaaGAAGAACATGAAGGGACCCTCCCAAAAGGCAAGCTGATTGCTCTGTGCAAGTATGAACCCATCCTCaaatggatgagaagctgtgATCACATCTTGTACCAGGCCCTGGTGGAGATCCTCATCCCAGACGTGCTCAGGCCGGTGCCCA GCACCCTGACCCAAGCCATCCGGAACTTTGCCAAGAGCCTGGAGGGGTGGCTGATGAATGCCATGAGTGAATTCCCACCCCAGGTCGTGCAGATCAAg GTGGGGGTGGTGAGTGCCTTTGCACAGACCCTGAGGAGATACACCTCCCTCAAccacctggcccaggctgcccgtGCCGTGCTGCAGAACACCTCCCAGATCAACCAGATGCTCAGCGACCTCAACCGCGTCGACTTCGCCAACGTGCAG gagcaaGCCTCGTGGGTGTGCCAGTGTGAGGAAGGCATGGtgcagaagctggagcaggatttcaagctcaccctgcagcagcagagctctctggaCCAGTGGGCCAGCTGGCTGGACAACGTCGTCACTCAGGTCCTGAAGCACCACgagggcagccccagcttccCCAAGGCAGCCAGGCAGTTCCTGCTGAAGTGGTCTTTCTACAG CTCGATGGTGATCCGGGACCTGACCCTGCGCAGCGCCGCCAGCTTCGGCTCCTTCCACCTGATCCGGCTGCTCTACGACGAGTACATGTTCTACCTGGTGGAGCACCGCGTGGCGCGGGCCACCGGCGAGACCCCCATCGCCGTCATGGGCGAG TTCGGTGACCTCACGTCCCTGTCCCCAGCGCTGCTGGACAAAG atgacatcagCGACCTGGGCAGCGAGGCGGAGGTGCAGCCGCGGGCCGCGGGGCAGCCGCTGGTGAAGCGAGAGCGCAGCGACCCTGGGCACTCGCTGCAGGAGATCTGA